A portion of the Paenibacillus hamazuiensis genome contains these proteins:
- a CDS encoding extracellular solute-binding protein: MKGNTLKKLGFGTIAAAMAGSMLAGCSSNGDGSAAPPQQPAANQPAGPLTIKMTLNFDGKEVPKKDNEVELAIEKYTNTKLELTHISSNDFCTKLPVMIASGDLPQVIASCGAPSQSYLISAAQGGTFWDITNIIKEFKNLSSMPKIVYDNVSIDGKLYGVPRFRPVARYTTAYRKDWADALGIKEPKTLDDYYNMLKAFTENDPDKNGKKDTYGITAMIQNTAFSPDFGLMFGAPNNWGEKDGKFIKAEETPEYLEGLKFTKRLYDEGLLNKDFATIDRGKFEGDLENGKAGAISATTNTVLAYQTRVQKQNPNGNLDFFSVLEGPKGKRVQADRGSNGILMFPKAAVKTEAELRQLLAFFDKLADKEMADLLEWGVKGKHYDIKDGKPVRTNQELYDNEVSFPYKLPLRAVPLDDIKTQGDLDPISKKVLEIEKDNEKYAVKDPAMVLISDTWNQKGAELLQILNDAKVKFVMGKIDEAGWQKAVEQYKKAGGDKVAEEYAAAAAKAKK; encoded by the coding sequence ATGAAAGGAAACACATTGAAAAAGCTCGGCTTCGGCACGATCGCCGCAGCGATGGCCGGCTCCATGCTGGCCGGATGCTCTTCGAATGGAGACGGCTCCGCCGCCCCGCCGCAGCAGCCTGCGGCCAATCAGCCTGCCGGTCCGCTGACGATCAAGATGACGCTCAACTTCGACGGCAAGGAGGTTCCGAAAAAAGACAACGAGGTCGAGCTCGCCATCGAGAAGTATACGAATACGAAACTCGAACTCACGCATATCTCCAGCAACGATTTTTGCACAAAGCTGCCGGTCATGATCGCCTCCGGCGACCTGCCGCAGGTGATCGCCAGCTGCGGGGCCCCCAGCCAGTCCTATTTGATCAGCGCAGCTCAGGGCGGCACGTTTTGGGATATTACGAACATCATCAAGGAGTTCAAAAATTTGTCGTCGATGCCCAAGATTGTCTACGACAACGTTTCCATCGACGGCAAACTGTACGGGGTTCCGAGGTTCCGTCCGGTCGCGCGTTATACGACGGCGTACCGCAAAGACTGGGCCGACGCGCTTGGCATCAAGGAACCGAAAACGCTGGACGATTATTACAACATGCTGAAAGCGTTCACGGAAAACGATCCGGATAAAAACGGCAAAAAAGATACTTACGGCATCACCGCGATGATTCAAAACACGGCGTTCAGTCCCGATTTCGGCCTGATGTTCGGCGCACCGAACAACTGGGGCGAGAAGGACGGCAAATTCATCAAAGCGGAAGAAACCCCGGAGTACCTGGAAGGTTTGAAATTTACGAAACGGCTGTATGACGAGGGGCTGCTGAACAAAGATTTCGCGACGATCGACCGCGGCAAATTCGAAGGCGATCTGGAGAACGGCAAAGCCGGCGCCATCAGCGCCACGACCAATACGGTGCTCGCTTACCAAACCCGCGTGCAGAAGCAAAATCCGAACGGCAATCTCGATTTCTTCAGCGTGCTCGAAGGCCCGAAAGGCAAACGCGTGCAGGCGGACCGCGGCTCCAACGGCATCCTGATGTTCCCCAAGGCAGCGGTCAAAACGGAGGCCGAGCTGAGGCAGCTGCTTGCCTTCTTCGACAAGCTGGCGGATAAGGAAATGGCCGATCTTCTCGAATGGGGCGTCAAGGGCAAACATTACGACATCAAAGACGGCAAGCCGGTCAGGACGAACCAGGAGCTGTACGACAACGAAGTGTCGTTCCCGTACAAACTGCCTCTGCGCGCCGTGCCGCTTGACGATATTAAAACGCAGGGCGATCTCGATCCGATTTCGAAAAAGGTGCTGGAGATCGAAAAGGATAACGAGAAGTATGCCGTCAAAGACCCGGCCATGGTGCTGATCTCCGATACGTGGAACCAAAAGGGCGCCGAGCTGCTGCAAATTTTAAACGATGCCAAGGTCAAATTCGTCATGGGCAAAATCGACGAGGCCGGCTGGCAAAAAGCGGTCGAGCAGTACAAAAAAGCCGGCGGCGACAAGGTCGCGGAAGAATACGCCGCAGCAGCAGCCAAAGCGAAGAAATAA
- a CDS encoding carbohydrate ABC transporter permease, which translates to MHTHASLPSKIFDAINFTVLGLVGLAAFLPFVYVVVTSFSAQNVVWPTEFTLDTYKYIFSTATFVRSIGVSVYITLLGTVLSLLATSLMAYSLSFKYLPGRSGILLMVLFTMLFNGGLIPTYFVVKQLGMINSLWSLMVPGLISAFYLIVMRDFFASVPHELIESAKIDGAHDIGILLRIVLPLSLPALAAFGLFYAVGIWNQYFSAIMYINTPEKWPVQVILRQIVVLASGGLGDSGGSSGENVAYYGQGVKMAVIVVSTIPILLVYPFLQKHFAKGALLGSVKG; encoded by the coding sequence ATGCACACACATGCGTCTTTGCCTAGCAAAATCTTCGATGCGATCAACTTTACTGTGCTCGGCCTTGTCGGTCTGGCGGCGTTTCTTCCTTTCGTCTATGTCGTCGTCACCTCCTTCTCCGCGCAAAACGTCGTTTGGCCGACCGAGTTTACGCTGGATACGTACAAGTACATCTTTTCGACCGCCACGTTCGTCCGCAGCATCGGCGTTTCGGTTTACATTACGCTGCTCGGCACCGTGCTCAGCCTGCTGGCAACCTCGCTTATGGCCTACTCGCTGTCGTTCAAATATTTGCCCGGACGAAGCGGCATTTTGCTTATGGTGCTGTTTACGATGCTGTTCAACGGCGGCCTTATCCCGACTTATTTTGTCGTGAAGCAGCTCGGAATGATCAATTCGCTTTGGTCGCTCATGGTTCCCGGCCTCATCAGCGCCTTTTATTTGATCGTCATGCGCGACTTTTTCGCCAGTGTGCCGCACGAGCTGATCGAATCGGCAAAAATCGACGGAGCCCACGATATCGGCATCCTGCTGCGGATCGTTTTGCCGCTGTCGCTGCCGGCGCTCGCCGCCTTCGGCTTGTTCTACGCGGTGGGCATCTGGAACCAATATTTCAGCGCGATCATGTACATCAATACGCCGGAAAAGTGGCCGGTGCAGGTCATCCTGCGGCAAATCGTCGTGCTCGCGTCCGGCGGCCTCGGCGATTCCGGCGGTTCGTCCGGCGAAAACGTCGCCTACTATGGTCAAGGAGTGAAGATGGCGGTCATCGTCGTCTCCACCATCCCGATTTTGCTCGTCTACCCGTTCCTGCAAAAGCACTTCGCCAAAGGCGCGCTGCTCGGCTCGGTAAAAGGATAA
- a CDS encoding ABC transporter permease, with the protein MKTKVKSGRGFVSLWKYRWLYVFMLPGVAYFIIFKYVPLWGLLMAFKNYQPHLGLMKSSWVGFQHFARFFGMPEFWMLFRNTLLLGLYSLVIFFPITIILALLLNELRSELYKRFLQTLIYVPHFLSWVVIAGISYMLLTTEGGVINDIITGITGGPAIEFLTSTEWFRPLIILQMIWKDAGWGTIIFLAALAGVNLQLYEAARMDGANRLQQLWHVTLPSIRSVIVILFILRLGSFLDLGFEQVFLMLNAINREVGEIFDTYVYRVGLQQGQFSYSTAVGLFKSAVGFILVIIANKLAKMFGEEGIY; encoded by the coding sequence TTGAAAACGAAAGTGAAGTCGGGCCGAGGGTTCGTCTCCTTATGGAAATACCGCTGGCTGTACGTATTTATGCTGCCGGGCGTCGCCTACTTTATCATTTTCAAATATGTGCCCCTTTGGGGCCTCCTCATGGCGTTCAAAAACTACCAGCCGCATCTGGGGTTGATGAAAAGCTCCTGGGTCGGCTTCCAGCATTTTGCACGGTTTTTCGGGATGCCGGAGTTTTGGATGCTGTTCCGCAACACGCTGCTGCTCGGGCTCTACAGCCTCGTCATCTTTTTCCCGATTACGATCATCCTGGCGCTTCTGCTGAACGAGCTGAGGAGCGAGCTTTACAAAAGATTTCTGCAGACGCTCATCTACGTGCCGCATTTCCTGTCGTGGGTCGTTATCGCGGGCATATCCTACATGCTGCTGACGACGGAAGGCGGCGTCATTAACGATATCATCACCGGCATAACCGGGGGACCGGCGATCGAATTTTTGACGAGCACCGAATGGTTCCGCCCGCTTATTATCCTGCAGATGATCTGGAAGGATGCGGGCTGGGGGACGATCATTTTCCTGGCGGCGCTGGCCGGCGTCAATTTGCAGCTGTACGAGGCGGCCCGCATGGACGGAGCGAACCGGCTTCAGCAGCTTTGGCATGTCACGCTCCCTTCCATCCGCAGCGTCATCGTGATTCTGTTCATTTTGCGGCTGGGCAGCTTTCTCGACCTCGGGTTCGAGCAGGTGTTCCTGATGCTGAACGCAATCAATCGCGAGGTCGGCGAAATTTTCGATACGTACGTGTACCGGGTCGGGCTTCAGCAAGGGCAGTTCAGCTACAGCACGGCGGTCGGGCTGTTCAAATCCGCCGTCGGGTTCATCCTGGTCATCATCGCCAACAAACTCGCCAAAATGTTCGGCGAAGAAGGCATTTATTAG